In Atopobium sp. oral taxon 416, the genomic stretch GAGCCAGAGGCTCGGGTTCCAAGTATCATTTGCAATCGTCAGAGAACAAGAAGACTTGGAGGCCCGAACATGGCTCAGATCAATAGTACACTTAACCAGGACGAGATAATGCGGCTGCTCGAAGATTCCAGCGGGGAGGCGTTCAAGCTCATGCTGCAAAAGTCGCTCAACGCCGATCTGAGGGCGGAGTCGGCCGAGCAGATCGGCGCGGGGCGCTTGCGAGCGCGCCCTCACGCTGCGCGTCGCCACGATAGACCTCACCGTCTCAAGGCGGTGCAGTGTGCCCTTCAAGACCATGGTGTTCGACAACTACAAGCGCAGCGAGGCCGCCCTTGTGACCACCATGGCGAAGATGGTCTTGGGCGGCGCTTCGACGGCGAAGGTGGGCAAACTCATGGAGACGATCTGCGACAGGGGCTTGCCCGACTCGACGGTCGCCGAGGCCTGCGCCGAGCTCGACGGGGCCGTCGAGGAGTTCCGCACGCGGCGCATCGAGGGCGACTAGCTGTTCGTCATGGTGGACGCGACCTACCTCAAGGTCAGAGTCGACCACAGGATCTGCCCGATGGCGCTCATGATCGCGATGAGGATGACCAGGGACAAGATGAAGGAGCTCATAGGGTTTAGGCTTAAGGCCTGCGAGTCGCGTAAGACCTGGGGGGAGGTTCCTCTCCTCGCTGCGCGCCCGAGGGCTTTCGGGCTCAAGCATGTTCTTCTCCGACGCCCACGAGGGGCTCGTGCTCGCACTGCAGAAGGTCTACCCCGACGTGCCCTGGCAGCGCTTTCAGGCGCACTTCTCGCGCAACGTCTCCGACGCGGCCCCCAAGCGGCTGCGGGCGTGCCTTTGCTTAGAGCTCATGGAGATGTTCAACTGCGCCACGCTTAAGGAGGCCAGGGCACACCGCGACGAGATCGCCGCGGAGGCGCCCGAGGCGCTGGCGCGCCTGGACGCCGGGTTTAAGGACGCGATGACGCTCATGGCCCTCCCGCAGGCGACACGCAGCTGCACCAGGACGTCGAACTGCCTCGAGAGGCTCAACACAGAGGGGATGCGCTGGGCGAAGGCTTCGGCGTGTTCTTGAGTAAGGGCTCGCTAATAAGGCTTGTCGGGACCTACCTCATCGAGGGAAACGACAGGTGGGCCGCCAAGAGCAAGCAGTACTGGCTGCTGGTGGTAGAGGAGCTATGAGAGGAGAAAGGGGGATCTCGAGGAGATAGCCCGCACGCAGCGGCGGATGAGGCTCGCTTCGTGACGGCTCGCAGGGGCGTTTGCTTATGAGGCAATTTACACACGATTTCGGACTTGACTCAGCGTGCGGCTCCGCCGACCTCATCGAGCCGAATTAATCATCGTTTCCCTAGGTCAATCGTGGTCTAACATAGAGAGAAATAATCATAGGATCTGTGAGAATAAAGATTGTTCGTATCCGTTGATGTATATCAGTCGCCTTACACTGTCTTTGTAATGGTCCAAGCGTCCCTGGTGTTAGGGCATGCAGATAGTAGGAAGGACTAGTTTTTTACGTGGAAGGGAAGCTCATGACAGGCAAATACGATGATCTGGCGAAAACTATCATCCAAAACGTGGGTGGAAAGGACAACATTATCTCCGCCGCTCACTGTGTTACACGACTACGTTTTAAGCTTAAGGACGAGTCGAAGGCCAACACAGACGTTTTGAAGGACACCAAAGGCGTTCTTACAATTATGCAGGCTGGCGGCCAATATCAGGTCGTCATCGGCCCGGACGTGGGCGATGTTTATGAAGCTGTACTCAGAATAGGTGGTATTCAAGGCGCTGGCGAGGTGCCGGAAGATTATAGAGAAGGGGATAAGGGTGTCGATACCGTTAAAGGTGGCGCCATTGGTGTCCTGATTGATTTGATCTCCGGCATCATCCAGCCCTGCCTAGGAGTACTGGCAGCTGCCGGCCTCATTCAGGGCTTGCTCTCCCTGTGTACCTTCCTTGGATTTATTCACCCAGGATTCCGGCACCTACCAGGTGCTCTATTCAGTCGGCAAAGGCTTTTTCTACTTCTTCCCGATTATCTTGGGTTACACTTCCGCTAAAAAATTCGGGTGCAACGAGTTCATCGGCATCGCAATTGGTGCCTCTCTGTGCTATCCGAATATGGTCAACTCCAACCCGTCTATGGTTGGTGCAACCGCACGGACACTGGGCTATGTCTTCCAGGGAACCCCGTTTGAGATGGCATACTCGATGACGTTTCTCGGTATCCCGATCATTATGCCAGCTTCCGGTTACA encodes the following:
- a CDS encoding transposase; this encodes MFFSDAHEGLVLALQKVYPDVPWQRFQAHFSRNVSDAAPKRLRACLCLELMEMFNCATLKEARAHRDEIAAEAPEALARLDAGFKDAMTLMALPQATRSCTRTSNCLERLNTEGMRWAKASACS
- a CDS encoding PTS transporter subunit EIIB, producing MTGKYDDLAKTIIQNVGGKDNIISAAHCVTRLRFKLKDESKANTDVLKDTKGVLTIMQAGGQYQVVIGPDVGDVYEAVLRIGGIQGAGEVPEDYREGDKGVDTVKGGAIGVLIDLISGIIQPCLGVLAAAGLIQGLLSLCTFLGFIHPGFRHLPGALFSRQRLFLLLPDYLGLHFR